A section of the Chryseobacterium scophthalmum genome encodes:
- a CDS encoding PepSY-associated TM helix domain-containing protein gives MKKKHHHKKKPSVYKKWAGKLHLWFGLSVGLIVFIVSLSGTMYVFKDEIQNQLRKDAQYVKAETVTQQPLSIEVLKEKIALELNEKYPVSSVEIPLDKSKSYKFLFYEKDKKAWNYFDKVKINKLIYVNQYNGNILGIYNEKYDLFPILKSIHWSLLLKSDWGKYVVGIPVVLFIIMLITGIILWWPKNKKMRKGRFSFDWKNVKTWKRKNYDLHNVLGFYASFIALLMSLSGLYFAYPWIKNSFNFALSGSLELPKEKTIKSPDSLLAKNKSVFDLTILQTQKIYLNSSSFRIPLNGKNKKGKELENIPVTTYGKDGRYSERNQLFYDKYSGKLLLNKPHQKLTNAEKYANANYDVHVGSYFGIFGKILWFVTGLVCTSLPVTGFLVWWGKRKKQGKKTL, from the coding sequence ATGAAAAAAAAGCATCACCATAAAAAGAAACCGAGCGTCTATAAAAAATGGGCGGGTAAACTACACCTTTGGTTTGGCTTATCAGTAGGTCTCATTGTTTTCATTGTTTCTTTATCGGGAACAATGTATGTTTTTAAAGATGAAATTCAAAATCAGTTAAGAAAAGATGCTCAATATGTAAAAGCTGAAACGGTTACGCAACAACCTTTATCTATTGAAGTTTTAAAAGAAAAAATCGCTTTAGAACTCAATGAAAAATATCCGGTAAGTTCAGTCGAAATTCCTTTAGATAAAAGCAAATCTTACAAGTTTCTTTTTTATGAAAAAGACAAAAAGGCGTGGAATTATTTTGATAAAGTAAAAATCAACAAACTTATTTATGTCAATCAGTACAATGGTAATATTTTAGGAATTTATAACGAAAAGTACGACCTCTTCCCTATTTTGAAATCTATTCATTGGAGTTTACTTTTAAAATCTGACTGGGGGAAATATGTAGTCGGAATTCCGGTTGTCCTGTTTATCATTATGCTCATCACAGGAATTATTCTTTGGTGGCCCAAAAACAAAAAAATGCGGAAAGGTCGTTTTTCATTCGATTGGAAAAATGTAAAAACCTGGAAACGAAAAAACTATGACCTTCACAATGTTTTAGGATTTTATGCTTCGTTTATTGCTTTATTAATGAGCCTTTCAGGATTATATTTTGCTTATCCATGGATCAAAAACTCATTTAATTTTGCATTATCCGGTTCATTAGAACTTCCAAAAGAAAAGACGATCAAATCACCAGACTCGCTTTTAGCAAAAAACAAGTCAGTTTTTGATCTTACCATTCTCCAAACTCAAAAAATATATTTAAACTCATCAAGTTTCCGAATTCCTTTAAACGGAAAAAACAAAAAAGGAAAAGAACTTGAAAATATTCCCGTTACCACGTATGGTAAAGACGGTAGATATAGTGAAAGAAATCAGCTGTTCTACGATAAATATTCGGGAAAACTATTATTAAATAAACCTCATCAGAAATTAACAAACGCTGAAAAATATGCCAATGCCAATTATGACGTACATGTTGGGTCATACTTTGGGATTTTCGGCAAAATCTTATGGTTTGTAACAGGATTGGTTTGTACTTCATTACCGGTAACCGGTTTTTTAGTATGGTGGGGAAAACGTAAAAAACAAGGAAAGAAAACATTATGA
- a CDS encoding TonB-dependent siderophore receptor, whose amino-acid sequence MNKLLISASLLTTIFTFAQKKDSVNSKNIEEVIISSVLKKDSEYTNKMPLKAIENPQLFSTVDKIFFENQMIYTVDDAYRNVTGIQKMWSATNRAGDGGAYIALRGFVSNNSLRNGLVAPVTTSIDAVNVEKLEVLKGPSATLYGSNVTSYGGAVNRVTKKPYDRFGGNISLTGGSYNYYRAQADVNAPLTKNNKLLFRLNTAYTNSGTFQKTDAKNTYFAFTPSLLYKVNDKLDISLEYEMFDTRATPEQSFFYLSKATTGVDNAKDLEKLGLDYKQSYFGDGMYTTSKVRNLLGQVNYKINDNIRSSTNVSTAYTFSDGYNPYFTASLNPLDNQIYVGRADQSTDNSKKTYFQVQQNFNFDYKFGNDMRNRTVVGFDYMNIKNKLQYLYLSQGFLDSVPANGYDYAGTFNSNTLAQAYQNLPSSTYNQYDEQNTYSGYIANVFTPISGLNIMAGLRYESNEFQGGTLWINTLPAYNQSAFSPKAGVVYEIIKDKFSVFGNYQNSFKSNGYYISDNTGATSLSDPERANQFEGGFKGSIFKGKVNATLSYYNIKVKNTILPTTQPVLDGSGVAIPFTFVQDQAGKLSSEGVELEVNAYLLKGLSLVGGVSYNDSKFIESAPETKGRRPGTAGSPWLASLYASYQILDGKLKGLGFGLGGNYANDHREINNNIIQNGVVTGESIFILPKYLVLNASAFYDTKKYRIGVKVDNFTNQHYWVGFTTANPQQLINALGSFTYKF is encoded by the coding sequence ATGAATAAATTATTGATCTCTGCTTCGTTACTTACAACCATATTTACGTTTGCACAGAAAAAAGATTCTGTCAACTCAAAAAATATAGAAGAAGTAATCATCAGTTCCGTACTTAAAAAAGATTCAGAATACACCAACAAAATGCCTCTAAAGGCAATAGAAAATCCACAGTTATTTTCTACGGTAGACAAAATATTTTTTGAGAATCAAATGATTTACACAGTAGATGATGCCTACAGAAATGTTACAGGTATTCAGAAAATGTGGAGTGCAACAAATAGAGCCGGAGATGGAGGGGCATATATTGCTTTGAGAGGTTTTGTCTCGAATAATTCTTTAAGAAACGGTTTAGTTGCCCCAGTAACAACATCTATTGATGCTGTAAATGTTGAAAAGTTAGAAGTTTTAAAAGGGCCTTCTGCAACATTATACGGAAGTAATGTTACCTCATACGGTGGAGCTGTTAATAGAGTTACAAAAAAACCTTATGATAGGTTTGGAGGTAATATATCTTTAACAGGCGGAAGCTACAATTATTATAGAGCACAAGCCGATGTAAATGCACCTCTTACAAAAAATAATAAGCTTTTATTTCGTTTAAATACAGCATATACCAACTCAGGAACTTTCCAAAAGACCGATGCAAAGAATACTTATTTTGCATTTACCCCATCATTGCTTTATAAGGTAAATGACAAATTAGATATTAGCTTAGAATATGAAATGTTTGACACCAGAGCTACACCGGAACAATCATTTTTCTATCTATCAAAAGCTACAACTGGAGTTGATAATGCAAAAGATTTAGAAAAATTAGGTTTAGATTATAAACAATCTTATTTTGGAGACGGAATGTATACCACCTCAAAAGTAAGAAACCTTTTAGGGCAGGTGAATTACAAAATCAATGACAACATTCGTTCATCTACAAATGTAAGTACGGCTTATACATTTTCCGATGGTTACAACCCTTATTTTACGGCATCTTTGAATCCTTTAGACAATCAAATTTATGTAGGAAGAGCAGATCAGTCTACCGATAATAGTAAGAAAACATATTTCCAAGTTCAACAAAATTTCAACTTTGATTATAAATTCGGAAACGACATGCGTAATAGAACTGTTGTTGGGTTTGACTATATGAATATTAAAAACAAATTACAATACCTATATCTTTCACAGGGGTTTTTAGATTCTGTTCCAGCAAACGGATATGATTATGCTGGTACATTTAATTCAAATACTTTAGCCCAGGCTTATCAAAATTTACCTAGTAGTACTTATAATCAGTACGATGAACAAAATACTTACAGTGGTTATATTGCCAATGTATTTACTCCAATTTCAGGTTTAAATATTATGGCAGGTCTTCGTTACGAAAGTAACGAGTTTCAAGGTGGAACATTATGGATAAATACTTTACCGGCCTATAATCAATCTGCATTTTCTCCTAAAGCTGGTGTCGTATATGAAATTATAAAAGATAAATTCTCAGTTTTTGGAAATTATCAAAATAGTTTTAAGAGCAACGGTTACTATATTTCAGATAATACCGGAGCAACAAGTTTATCCGATCCTGAAAGAGCTAATCAGTTTGAAGGAGGTTTCAAAGGAAGTATCTTTAAAGGTAAAGTAAATGCTACTTTAAGCTATTATAACATCAAAGTAAAAAATACAATATTACCAACAACTCAACCAGTATTAGATGGTAGCGGAGTGGCAATTCCGTTTACTTTTGTACAGGATCAGGCTGGAAAATTGAGTAGTGAAGGTGTTGAATTAGAAGTAAATGCTTATTTACTAAAAGGTTTATCTTTAGTAGGAGGTGTAAGCTATAATGATTCAAAATTCATCGAGTCTGCTCCTGAAACAAAAGGAAGAAGACCAGGAACAGCAGGCTCACCTTGGTTGGCAAGTCTATATGCAAGTTACCAGATTCTTGATGGTAAGCTAAAAGGATTAGGCTTTGGTCTTGGAGGAAACTATGCAAACGATCATAGAGAAATCAATAACAATATTATTCAAAACGGTGTTGTTACAGGTGAAAGCATTTTCATTCTTCCAAAATATTTGGTATTAAACGCAAGTGCATTCTATGATACTAAGAAATATAGAATCGGAGTAAAAGTTGACAACTTTACTAATCAACATTATTGGGTAGGATTTACAACTGCAAATCCTCAGCAATTAATCAATGCTTTAGGAAGTTTTACTTACAAATTTTAA
- the secA gene encoding preprotein translocase subunit SecA codes for MSFLNKVLKGFLGDKKAQDLKEVKKVVTKIKAVEPSVGELSDDGLREKTAEFKSKIKEATASITAQIEQIKEQIKNSTNVDEKEALFSRIEALKKDSYEIEEKVLLQVLPEAFALIKETSRRWAQNGEIRVTATDWDRELAAAGKDFIEIQGDQAVWKNSWNAAGTPVVWDMVHYDTQFIGGIILHSGKIAEMATGEGKTLVGTLPIYLNALPERGVHVVTVNDYLAKRDSAWMGPLYQFHGMAIDCIDNHQPNSDGRRKAYNSDITYGTNNEFGFDYLRDNMVTSPTELVQRELNFAIVDEVDSVLVDDARTPLIISGPVPQGDRQEFDLLKPSIDRIVEVQKKTVSAIFNEAKKLIAAGNTKEGGFKLLQAYRGLPKNRQLIKFLSESGNRALLQKTEAQYMQDNNRDMPIVDKDLYFVIEEKNNQVDLTDKGVEYMSQGNSDANFFVLPDIGTEIAEVEAKNLSKEEEFEAKEKLFSDFAEKSERVHTMSQLLKAYTLFEKDDEYVVIDGEVKIVDEQTGRIMEGRRYSDGLHQAIEAKESVKIEAATQTFATVTLQNYFRMYNKLAGMTGTAETEAGELWQIYKLDVVVIPTNRPIQRHDKQDLVFKTNREKYNAVIEEIENLTSAGRPVLVGTTSVEISQLLSKALQLRKIQHQVLNAKLHKKEAEIVAGAGQPGVVTIATNMAGRGTDIKLSKEVKEAGGLAIIGTERHDSRRVDRQLRGRAGRQGDPGSSQFYVSLEDNLMRLFGSERIAKMMDRMGHKEGEVIQHSMISKSIERAQKKVEENNFGTRKRLLEYDDVMNKQRDVIYKRRKNALFGDHLKYDITNMIFDVSNSIVSKAKATGNYKDFEFEVIKNFTMESPVSENDFKSKQIPELTNILFKAAQDDYNMKLNLLKEKSFPIIENVYQNQGSMFKMIQVPFTDGVKTLTIVTDLKEAHDTNCDSLINDFEKNITLSIIDENWKLHLREMDDLRRSSQGAVYEQKDPLVIYKQESFHLFSEMVDKMNKEIISFLYRGEIPA; via the coding sequence ATGAGTTTTTTAAATAAAGTTCTTAAAGGGTTTTTGGGAGACAAAAAAGCGCAGGACCTAAAGGAAGTAAAAAAAGTTGTAACAAAAATCAAAGCTGTTGAGCCAAGCGTCGGAGAATTATCTGATGATGGTTTGAGAGAAAAAACTGCCGAGTTTAAATCTAAAATAAAAGAAGCGACAGCAAGTATCACAGCGCAGATAGAACAAATTAAAGAGCAAATAAAAAACTCTACTAATGTTGATGAGAAAGAAGCGCTTTTTTCTAGAATAGAAGCTTTGAAAAAAGATTCTTACGAAATTGAAGAAAAAGTTCTTTTGCAGGTTCTTCCTGAAGCTTTCGCCTTGATTAAAGAAACATCAAGAAGATGGGCTCAAAATGGAGAAATTCGTGTAACAGCAACAGATTGGGACAGAGAATTGGCTGCTGCCGGAAAAGATTTCATTGAAATCCAAGGAGATCAGGCGGTTTGGAAAAACTCATGGAATGCAGCCGGAACACCAGTAGTTTGGGATATGGTGCATTACGATACGCAGTTTATTGGTGGTATAATCCTTCACAGCGGAAAAATCGCTGAGATGGCAACCGGAGAAGGTAAAACTTTGGTAGGAACACTTCCTATTTACTTAAATGCTCTTCCTGAAAGAGGAGTTCACGTTGTAACAGTGAATGACTATCTTGCAAAAAGAGACTCGGCTTGGATGGGACCTTTGTACCAATTCCACGGAATGGCTATCGACTGTATCGATAATCACCAACCGAACTCAGACGGAAGAAGAAAAGCATACAACTCAGATATTACTTACGGAACCAACAACGAATTTGGTTTTGATTACCTGAGAGATAACATGGTAACTTCACCTACAGAACTGGTACAAAGAGAACTAAACTTTGCCATTGTAGATGAGGTTGACTCGGTATTGGTGGATGATGCAAGAACTCCATTGATTATTTCTGGTCCGGTTCCTCAAGGAGACAGACAAGAATTTGATCTTTTAAAACCTTCTATCGACAGAATCGTTGAAGTACAGAAAAAAACTGTTTCTGCAATTTTTAATGAAGCTAAAAAATTAATCGCTGCAGGAAATACTAAAGAAGGAGGATTCAAATTACTTCAGGCTTACAGAGGTCTTCCTAAAAACAGACAATTAATTAAATTCTTATCGGAAAGCGGAAACCGTGCATTGCTTCAAAAAACTGAAGCGCAATATATGCAGGATAACAACCGTGACATGCCGATTGTAGATAAAGATTTATATTTCGTCATCGAGGAAAAGAACAATCAGGTTGATTTAACAGACAAAGGTGTTGAATACATGTCTCAAGGAAATTCTGATGCTAACTTTTTCGTTCTTCCAGATATCGGAACTGAAATCGCTGAAGTAGAAGCTAAAAATTTATCTAAAGAAGAAGAATTTGAAGCTAAAGAAAAGCTTTTCAGTGATTTTGCTGAAAAATCTGAGCGAGTTCACACGATGAGCCAGTTATTGAAAGCGTATACATTATTCGAAAAAGATGATGAATATGTTGTAATTGATGGTGAAGTAAAAATCGTTGACGAGCAGACCGGTCGTATTATGGAAGGTCGTCGTTATTCAGATGGTTTACACCAGGCAATTGAAGCTAAAGAAAGTGTAAAAATCGAAGCAGCTACTCAGACTTTTGCTACGGTTACCCTTCAGAACTATTTCCGTATGTACAACAAACTTGCGGGGATGACAGGTACAGCAGAAACTGAAGCAGGAGAACTTTGGCAGATTTATAAATTAGACGTAGTGGTAATTCCTACCAACCGTCCAATTCAGAGACACGACAAACAAGATTTGGTTTTCAAAACCAACAGAGAAAAATACAACGCAGTAATTGAAGAAATTGAAAACCTAACTTCGGCTGGAAGACCAGTATTGGTAGGTACAACTTCTGTTGAAATTTCACAATTACTTTCAAAAGCACTTCAGCTAAGAAAAATTCAACACCAGGTGTTGAATGCAAAACTTCACAAAAAAGAAGCAGAAATCGTTGCCGGAGCAGGACAGCCAGGAGTTGTAACAATTGCAACCAATATGGCAGGTCGTGGTACCGACATTAAGCTTTCTAAAGAAGTAAAAGAAGCAGGTGGTTTAGCAATTATCGGAACAGAAAGACACGATTCTAGACGTGTTGACAGACAGTTGAGAGGTAGAGCAGGAAGACAAGGAGATCCGGGAAGTTCGCAATTCTATGTTTCTTTGGAAGACAACTTGATGCGTTTATTCGGTTCTGAAAGAATCGCTAAAATGATGGACAGAATGGGTCATAAAGAAGGGGAAGTAATTCAGCATTCTATGATCAGTAAATCTATCGAAAGAGCTCAGAAAAAAGTAGAAGAAAATAACTTCGGAACAAGAAAGAGACTTTTGGAATACGATGACGTAATGAATAAACAACGTGACGTAATCTACAAAAGAAGAAAGAATGCTTTGTTTGGAGATCACCTGAAGTATGACATTACAAATATGATCTTTGATGTTTCAAACTCTATTGTAAGTAAAGCTAAAGCAACTGGAAACTACAAAGATTTTGAATTTGAAGTGATTAAAAACTTTACGATGGAATCTCCGGTTTCTGAAAATGATTTTAAATCAAAACAAATTCCGGAACTTACCAATATTCTATTCAAAGCAGCTCAGGATGATTATAATATGAAACTGAACTTGCTGAAAGAAAAATCGTTCCCTATTATTGAGAATGTTTATCAGAACCAAGGTTCTATGTTTAAAATGATTCAGGTACCTTTTACAGATGGAGTAAAAACTTTAACCATCGTTACAGATCTTAAAGAGGCTCACGATACAAATTGTGACAGTTTAATTAATGATTTTGAAAAGAATATCACTTTATCAATCATTGATGAAAACTGGAAACTTCACCTTCGTGAAATGGATGATTTGAGAAGATCTTCTCAAGGAGCCGTTTACGAACAGAAAGATCCTTTGGTAATTTACAAGCAAGAGTCTTTCCATCTTTTCAGTGAAATGGTAGACAAGATGAATAAAGAAATTATTTCATTCTTATATAGAGGAGAAATTCCCGCATAA
- a CDS encoding DUF2795 domain-containing protein has protein sequence MYWTLELASYLSDAPWPMTKAELIDYAIRTGAPMEVVENLQAIEDEGEIYDAIDEIWSDYPTDEDYLWNEDEY, from the coding sequence ATGTACTGGACATTAGAATTAGCTTCATATTTAAGCGACGCACCTTGGCCGATGACAAAAGCAGAACTTATCGACTATGCAATAAGAACTGGTGCACCAATGGAAGTGGTAGAAAACCTTCAGGCAATCGAAGATGAAGGAGAAATTTATGATGCTATCGATGAAATTTGGAGCGACTATCCAACAGATGAAGATTATCTTTGGAACGAAGACGAATATTAA
- a CDS encoding GDP-mannose 4,6-dehydratase, giving the protein MTYLVTGGSGFIGSHLIEKLLKEGHSVINIDNFDDFYDYKIKIKNTLASLEKNIDFEFSEKENDIQNLISISKSESYTLYFQDIRDKNGLEKIFQNHQIDLVIHLAALAGVRPSIERPLEYEEVNVRGTMNLWELCNQFNIKKFVCASSSSVYGNNEKTPFSETDNVDQPISPYAATKKSGEILGHVYHSLYGIDIIQLRFFTVYGPRQRPDLAIHKFTKLISENKEIPFYGDGNTARDYTYIDDIIDGILKSVYYLEKNSDIYEIINLGESEVVTLSEMLSEIEKNLNKTAIRKILPLQPGDVQKTSADITKAKNLIGYNPTTNFQNGTKKFVEWFLRK; this is encoded by the coding sequence ATGACATATCTCGTAACAGGAGGAAGCGGATTTATTGGTTCTCATTTAATAGAAAAATTATTGAAAGAAGGACATTCTGTCATAAACATTGACAATTTTGATGATTTTTATGATTATAAGATAAAAATTAAAAATACTTTAGCTTCTCTTGAAAAAAATATTGATTTTGAATTTTCTGAAAAAGAAAACGATATTCAAAATTTAATTTCTATTTCAAAATCAGAATCTTACACTTTATATTTCCAGGATATCAGAGACAAAAACGGTTTAGAGAAAATATTTCAAAATCATCAGATTGATTTAGTCATTCATTTGGCAGCTCTTGCCGGAGTACGACCTTCAATTGAAAGACCTTTAGAATATGAAGAGGTCAATGTACGCGGAACAATGAATCTTTGGGAACTGTGTAATCAATTTAATATTAAAAAGTTTGTTTGCGCTTCATCATCAAGTGTTTATGGCAATAATGAAAAAACTCCGTTCTCTGAAACTGATAATGTAGACCAACCCATTTCACCATATGCAGCCACCAAAAAAAGCGGAGAAATTTTAGGACATGTTTATCACAGTTTATATGGAATAGATATCATTCAGCTTAGGTTTTTTACGGTTTACGGACCAAGACAAAGACCTGATTTGGCGATTCACAAATTCACAAAACTCATTTCAGAAAATAAAGAAATCCCTTTCTACGGCGATGGAAACACCGCAAGAGATTATACTTATATAGACGACATCATTGACGGAATCTTAAAGTCAGTCTATTATCTGGAGAAAAATTCAGACATCTATGAAATTATCAATTTAGGTGAGAGCGAAGTTGTCACTTTATCTGAAATGTTGTCAGAAATTGAAAAAAATCTTAATAAAACTGCCATCAGAAAAATACTGCCACTACAACCGGGTGACGTACAGAAAACCAGCGCAGACATTACAAAAGCTAAAAATCTGATTGGTTATAATCCCACCACAAACTTCCAAAATGGCACAAAAAAATTTGTGGAATGGTTTTTGAGAAAATGA
- a CDS encoding DUF2797 domain-containing protein translates to MQFQGQILKMTTFNDQPIQYYLNLSGDLIHMNELFGKELTIKHTGFQCVNCGLNKTIYRMGFCKSCFFESPYASDTIIRPELSTAHLGIGERDLEVEKQIQLQPHTVYLAYTGDVKVGVTRNTQIPTRWIDQGATFALPIARTENRYEAGMIEVALKEHLADKTNWRKMLQDDFEDEVDLIDFQQKIREYFPDDFQKFYSEGEEMWKFDYPFSKPEKVASFTLDKKPEFTAVLNGIKGQYLSFEGGNFMNVRGHEGYVIELTVKN, encoded by the coding sequence ATGCAGTTTCAAGGGCAAATTTTAAAAATGACAACTTTCAATGATCAACCTATCCAGTATTATCTCAATCTTTCAGGAGATCTTATTCATATGAATGAGTTGTTTGGTAAAGAATTAACGATAAAACATACAGGTTTTCAGTGTGTGAATTGTGGACTGAATAAAACAATTTACAGAATGGGATTTTGCAAAAGTTGCTTTTTTGAAAGTCCTTATGCGAGTGACACAATTATTCGTCCAGAACTTTCTACAGCGCATTTAGGAATTGGCGAAAGAGATTTAGAAGTAGAAAAACAAATCCAATTGCAGCCGCATACCGTATATTTAGCTTATACAGGAGATGTAAAAGTGGGAGTCACGAGAAATACACAAATTCCGACACGATGGATCGATCAAGGCGCAACATTTGCTTTACCGATTGCGAGAACAGAAAACCGATACGAAGCCGGGATGATAGAAGTTGCCCTGAAGGAACATCTAGCCGATAAAACCAACTGGAGAAAAATGTTGCAGGATGATTTTGAGGACGAGGTGGATTTGATAGATTTTCAACAAAAAATAAGAGAATATTTTCCTGATGATTTTCAGAAATTCTATTCTGAAGGTGAAGAAATGTGGAAGTTTGATTATCCATTTTCAAAACCTGAAAAAGTTGCTTCATTCACTTTAGATAAAAAGCCTGAGTTTACTGCGGTGCTAAACGGTATTAAAGGACAATATCTGAGTTTTGAAGGTGGAAACTTTATGAACGTAAGAGGACATGAAGGATATGTGATTGAGTTGACTGTAAAAAATTAA
- a CDS encoding PA0069 family radical SAM protein encodes MQNENIIKGQGAQRNVINRFDRFTFEPEDEDFELVKTSFTEVFPKTIVNQVKSEDLPMEYSMNPYQGCEHGCSYCFARPTHEYWGYSAGIDFERKIMVKKNAPELLEKFFKKRGYKPAPILMSGNTDCYQPAERQFEITRQLLQVCLDYRHPVNVLTKNALVLRDIDILKPMAEQNLVSVSLSIPTINEDLRRKMEPRTSSTNNKLKAIELLSENNIPVNVMVAPIIPGLNSDEPLNILKAISDAGAQSFGYTLVRLNDTVEPVFVKWIEAQFPDRAQKVLNLIRSMRGGNLGDKRYFERQRGSGNIAEMIHNTFKIGRKKFFDGKEFPKLSTEGFTGTKEQQLRLF; translated from the coding sequence ATGCAGAACGAAAATATCATAAAAGGACAAGGAGCTCAGCGAAATGTAATCAACCGTTTCGACAGATTTACTTTTGAGCCTGAAGATGAAGATTTCGAATTAGTCAAAACGTCTTTTACAGAGGTTTTTCCTAAAACTATTGTCAATCAGGTGAAAAGCGAAGATTTACCGATGGAATATTCCATGAATCCTTATCAGGGTTGTGAGCATGGATGCTCTTATTGTTTTGCAAGACCAACACACGAATATTGGGGTTACAGCGCCGGAATTGATTTTGAAAGAAAAATAATGGTCAAGAAAAATGCTCCGGAATTATTAGAAAAATTTTTCAAAAAAAGAGGTTATAAACCGGCACCCATTTTAATGTCGGGAAATACCGATTGTTATCAACCCGCCGAAAGACAATTTGAAATTACCAGACAACTTCTGCAGGTTTGTCTTGATTACAGACATCCCGTAAATGTTTTGACAAAAAACGCATTGGTTCTTCGTGATATAGATATTCTGAAACCAATGGCAGAACAGAATTTAGTTTCTGTATCATTGAGCATTCCTACAATCAATGAAGATTTGCGCAGGAAAATGGAGCCTCGAACTAGTTCGACAAATAATAAACTGAAAGCGATAGAATTACTTTCTGAAAATAATATTCCGGTTAATGTTATGGTTGCTCCTATTATTCCAGGTCTGAATAGTGATGAACCTTTGAATATTTTAAAAGCTATTTCAGATGCAGGAGCTCAGAGTTTCGGTTATACTTTGGTAAGATTGAATGATACGGTAGAACCTGTTTTTGTAAAATGGATTGAAGCTCAGTTTCCGGACAGAGCACAGAAAGTTTTAAATTTAATCCGTTCTATGCGTGGCGGAAATTTAGGAGATAAAAGATATTTTGAAAGACAAAGAGGCAGTGGAAATATTGCGGAAATGATTCATAATACTTTCAAAATCGGAAGGAAAAAGTTTTTTGACGGGAAAGAATTTCCGAAACTTTCTACCGAAGGTTTTACGGGAACTAAAGAACAGCAACTGAGATTATTTTAA